Below is a window of Catalinimonas alkaloidigena DNA.
TTCCTGATAGGCCCCGGTGTGAAAAAAGCCGACGTACAGCTTGTCATCCTTCGGAATGCGGGGCAGAAACACCTCACCGATGTGCGCCTCCGAGTTATAATAGTCCTGGCTGTCGCAGGTAAGGCCGCCCAGGTTTACGCGCTGGATGGGCTTGTCCCAGTGGTTCAGCGCCATCATGATGTACTTCTGGTTCAGGCCCCAGACGTCGGGCAGGGTCGTGATGAACGACGAGTCGATCATGTACCAGAGCTCCACGTCGTTCTGCATCTTCTGGTCGAGCACGGAGTAGATCGACGCGCCGCTTTCGCCTACGGTGTAGATTCCGAATTCTGTGTAGATGTTCGGCACCGGAATCCCCCGTTCGTCGCAGGTGTACTTGATATTCTCGACGATCTGGTCGATCATGTATTCGTAGCTGTAGTCGAAATACAGCGAGTTACGGACCGGAAGCCCGCCGCCGATGTCGACCGAATCCAGCTCGGGACATTCCTCTTTCAGGTCGCAGTACATGTCGATAAACCGGCTCAGTTCGCTCCAGTAATACGACGAGTCGCGGATGCCCGTGTTGATGAAGAAGTGGAGCATCTTGAGCGAAAACTTCGGGTTGTTTTTAATCTTTTCGCGGTAAAGCGGCACAATGTCGCCGTAGCGGATGCCCAGGCGCGAGGTATAAAACGCGAATTTCGGCTCTTCGTTGGCCGCCACGCGGATGCCCACCTGGCAGGGCGCGTTCATGTGCTCCTGGTAGTAGTTGATCTCGTTCAGGTTGTCCAGAATCGGCAGCACGTTCGTGAAGCCGTCGTGCACCAGGTCGCAGATGTAGCGGGTGTACAGCTCGCGCTTAAAGCCGTTGCAGATGATGTAGCGATCTTTCTCCAGCAACCCCCGGCGGTTCAGTTCCCGGATGATCGGAATGTCGTACGACGACGACGTTTCGAGGTGAATGTCGTTTTTCAGCGCCTCTTCCATCACAAACCGGAAGTGCGACGACTTGGTGCAGTACGCGTAGGTGTATTTTCCCTGGTACTGGTGTTTGTCGAACGCCTTCTGAAAAAGCTGCTTGGCGCGCTGAATGTGCTGCGAAATCTTGGGAAGGTAATTGAACTTGAGCGGAGTGCCGTATTCTTTCACCAGATCCATCATCGGGACGTCGTTGAACGAAAGCTGGTTGTTGTCGACTTTGAACTCATCGTTGGGGAAATCGAACGTCTGCTCGATCAGATCAATGTATTGCATTCAGGGGCGGAAATGAAGTAAAACTTAGGGGTTTTCGGTTCTTAGGTTACGTGTCTGGCGGTGGCAGGTTATCCGTGGTCGGTTAAGCGTACGTTAACAGGCCGCGCAATCGAGGGCGTTTCGTCAGCGAACGGGGCATCCGTCGACCGGCTCAGGCGACCGGTCTGTATACTACGTTCGTTTTACCGACTTCCGCCACCCGCGACCACGGGCGCGAAATTGCGGCAAAAGCCGGGAAACCTGTATGTTTGCTATCCAAATTTTTGAATTCACCGAAACGAACCGATAACCCGTCAGGTATGCCCGCTTACGATCAAGAACAGGAAACCGCTATTTGCAACAAAGTGATGGTCAGCCACGAAGTCGGCCGGTTACGTCGGCTGCTGGTACACAGCCCCGACAGCGGCCTGGGCAAAGTGACGCCCTCCAAAGCGCAGGACTGGCTGTTCGAAGACATCGTGCACCTCGATACGATGCGCCGCGACGAGTACGACTATTTCACCAAGCTACTGCTCTACTTTCTGGACCCCGATCGGGTGGCGGGAAAGCTGGCCGCGATCGACGACCCGATCAACCGCCGGAACTTCTACAAGCCGGGGCATCCGCAGTTTCACGGTTCCGACCGGGTGGTCGAAATCCAGCAACTGCTGACGGAACTGTTGCAGGACGAGGTGGTGCGCACCAAGCTGGTTGCGTCGATCTGTGCCGTCGAAAACGTGTCGTACAGCGTACAGGAAGCGCTGCTGATGATGGACGCCACGTTGCTGGGCCGGACGCTGATTTCGGGCACCACGCCGGACGACAAGCGGATGATATTTGCGCCCATTCCGAATCTGATCTTTGCGCGCGACGTGGGCATTGTGATCAACGACCACATTTTGCTGAACAAGCCCGCACGGCAGGCCCGGATGCGCGAAGCGCTCATCATGAAGTACATCTTCTTCAACCACCCGTACTTTGAGTCGTGCCGCCGCCGCGTGATCGAACTGGCCGACAGCAAGCACCATTTTCTGCACCACGACAAAGACGTGGATTACAAGCACGTGACGCTGGAAGGCGGCGATTTTATGATGGTCGCGCCGAACCACCTCGTGGTCGGCATCAGCGAGCGGACCACCGCCTACGCCGTCAATCAGGTGATCAAAGCCGTCTTCGACCGCGAGCTGGTCGACAAAGTGTCGGTGATCAGAATTCCGAAGAAGCGCGATTACATGCACATCGACACCGTATTCACGCAGGTGCGTCGCGATTGCTGGGTGCTGCTGGGGTCGCTTTCGAAACGCGGGGTCGAGCTGGAAACGCGCGAATTTTACCGCACGCTGGCCGAAGAAGCACTGCCCAACCACGAACTGAAAATCTGGCAGTTTGAACGCGAAAAAGAGGGCAAAACCAAAGAGTTCGCTTACCTGGAAGACCTGCTGACCGACATCAGCCAAAACGACCTGGGCGTGGAAGGCGAGGTGGCTTTCGTCTATTCCGGGAACAACGAATACCCGTTCGGCGACCGTGAACAGTGGACTGACTCCTGCAACCTGCTGGCCCTCCGCGAGGGCGTGGTGGTCGGCTACGACCGCAACGACAAAACGGCCGAAGCATTCCGCAACGTGGGCTTCGACGTGATCGACGCGGCCGAACTGCTGCACCACTTCGAGATCGGCATGCTTACGCCCGACGCCGTCACCAACACCCTGATCATGCTCCCTTCCGCCGAACTTTCGCGCGCCCGGGGCGGTTCCCGCTGCATGAGCATGCCCCTCTGGCGCGAAGCTCCGGAGTAGGGGGACAAGTTGTTGGCCATGAAGAAAACTATACTCACCAGTGTAGGAATCGTAGGGATTCTGATGGTATGGTTTGTAGGGTATTTAGTTTTTGAATTTAGAAATTTTGGAGCAGGCACATTAGGAGGATTTGATATCAGAAGATTCCCAGTGGATAAGTACACCCTTGAAAATGCTGTAGACAGCTTACTTGATTCCGATACGACATTTGCACTTCCTGAAAAATGGGCAGAACTTGATGATTGGAAAAAACGCGGGTATGATTTTTTAGATACTAGAATTTTCTATTTTTCCAGCCCTCCTGAAGAGATGTTTTACATTTCATTCATAGGTGATTCTACAGAATGGGCAATGACTAATTATGCCGAAATTGCGATTCGTGCAGTCGGAAATCAGGAAGGATGGACTCTTCAAAAGCATACTAGCAACACTGAAAAGCAAAGAATCGAAAACAGATTTGACAGCCTTATCATCGAAAGAATTGAAAGAATGTTAAATGTAAAATCAAAAAGAGAAGATTGACTCTAATCATGGATTAGAAAAATCAGAGTGTAGTACAGCCTGAAACAGTGAAATTCCCTGCGCTTCTCACCCAAGTCGATAGAAGCTAAGAACGTAGTAAGAGGACATGCGCCTTGCGACCGGCGACCTTCCCATCTGCAATCTGCCATTTGCCAATTTGCCAATTCCTCAATTCCTTCTTCCCTTGCAAACCACCTCCCACATTCTGGTCGTGCGACCCACCTGTTTCGGGTTCAACGAAGAGACGGCCGCCAGCAACCTGTTTCAGAACGGTCAGGCCCCCGAGCAAGCCGAGTTTATCCGCCAGCAGGCGCTGAAAGAATTTGACCAGATGGTCGAGATTCTGCGGGGCAAGGGCGTGAAAGTCACAGTCGTGGAGGATACACCGGAGCCGCGCAAACCCGACGCCCTGTTTCCGAACAACTGGATTTCGTTCCATGCCGACGGCACCATCTGCCTGTTTCCGATGCTGGCCCGCAACCGGCGCGCCGAGCGGCGGCGGGAGGTGATCGACCAGGTGATCGCCGAAGGAGACTACAACGTGGTAGACATCGTGGATTTTACGGCCTGGGAGGAGCAGGAAAAATTTCTGGAAGGGACGGGCAGTATGGTGCTGGACCGGGTGAACCGCGTGGCCTACGCCTGTTTTGCGCCCCGCACGCACGAGGAAGTACTGGCCGATTTCAGCCGCCGCACCCGTTACGACGTGATCGGGTTTCACGCGACCGACCTGCGCGACCAGCCCATCTACCACGCCAACGTGATGATGGCGATCGGGGAGGGCTTCGCCACCGTTTGTCTGCAATCCATCCGCGATGCGGCCGAGCGGGCCATGGTCTACAAGTCGCTGTCGCGCACGCACGAGGTGATCGAAATTACCCTGGAGCAGGTCTACCAGTTTGCCGGCAACATGATCCAGTTGCAGAGCGAAGCGGGCGATAAACTCATCGTTTTGTCGCGCAGCGCCTACGAAGGCTTGCCCGCCGACCAGCGTCAGCGCCTCTCCCGGCACGGCGAACTGGTCCCGATTCCGTTGCCGACCATTCAGCACTACGGGGGCGGCAGCGCCCGCTGTATGATTGCCGAAATCTACCTGCCGAAGAAAGGATAATGCTGGAATTATCGAAGAGATGGAACGAGAGTGGAAAGGTGGACTGTACAACAGCGCTTTGACGCCCTTCGTGCATTAGATGCTTTTGCTCATAAAAGGTGGATTTCAGGTGATCGCCTTCAACTCCCAGAACCACTAAAAGACATCATCGTTCAGAATCTTCAGGAAGCCATCGGAGATACAAGCCAGGCTTTCGAGGGGGTACTATTTTTTAGCTTACGCGTACTGATCCATTCGTCCCATGACTTTTTAATGGCACATCGCGAGGCATGGATTGACAGGTGCCTGGCACTTCTCCTATATCCTTCCGGCTCAGTCGCCGATTCGGCCAACTGGCTGTTGCAGGGTTTCGGAAGACAAGGGGCCATCGCGTTGTTCAACCGTGCCCAGCGCGAGTCACCTGATAACAAAGCGCTCTATCTAGCTTGGTTGAGTAAAAACGGGCACATCAGTCATTCACCTGCGTTCGAAAATGAGGTGTATGAGGCGTGGTTGATCGGACTCGCTAGCTCAGATAAAAAGCTTAAAAAGCATTGCTTGATTGCTCTGCTTGACAATTCGCCGTGGAGGGCCGAACCGGTGCGCTCCTTTGAAACATCTCAGGATTATAACATCCTTTTGCCTCGGTTGGTGGCTGTTCTAGAAGAGTTTGAAGCAGATACGGAAGAAGAGTACCGAAAGCTAGCGGCTTTCTACAAGGAAGTACTTGCGCTTTAACGTGCGTCCTAGAACGACTCACTTTGCAGTAAGCCGTTCTATGCACGTTTCAATCAACTGCCCGCGAAGGGGGTGCCAAAGACGCCGACGGCCAGTTCTGCCCAAATCAGGAAGAAGGCCAGGAGAACGACCGCGAAAAGCATGACGCGGTGGGACATTTTTGGCACCTTTCGGAGCACCGCTTCCAACGACAGGCCCGTCCCAAGCAACAGAATTCCCATGACCAGAAAGTCGAACGCGGACCAGTCGACTTCCGGGGTGAACTGCATGGCGATCAGGGGGATCAGCAGCAGACAGGCGGCGGCAAGTAAAATCCCGATCAGGCGTTTGTGTTGTGCTACCATAGCGATAGATGTTTTGAAGTACGATTTGATAAATTATAAAGTACTTTGAATTACAAAGTATGTTAAAAAATACGGTTCTTCAAACAATTGGTTGAAAAATAATTCGTTCGTCTGTGGCCTTGGGTCACAAGCATCGCTCCGCCTGACTGGGGCACCGCTTCCGCGCGTTGGTGGCACATTGCGGGGAAACTTTCTACCTTTGGCGCATGGATTTGGAACTATCCCTGAAAAAAGGCCTGCAACACGGCTTCAAAGATATTTTTAACGCCGACGTGGCCGAAGATCAACTGGCGCTTCAGCCCACGCGCAAAGAGTTTGAGGGTACCTATACCTTCGTTACGTTTCCCTTCGGTCGCCTCACCAAAAAGAACCCGGAAGAGACCGGGAAGCTGCTGGGCGAGTACCTGAAAAACCACGTGGTGACCGTGGCCGACTTCAACGTCGTGAAAGGGTTTCTGAACCTGAGCATCGACGCTTCCTTCTGGCAGAAGGCCCTTTGCGACATGGTCGCCGAACCCGCATTCGGATTTTTTCCGGACAACGGACAGCGCGTCATGGTCGAGTATTCGTCGCCCAACACCAACAAGCCCCTGCACCTGGGGCACCTGCGCAACAACTTTCTGGGGTATGCGGTCGCCGAAATTCTGCGGGCGAACGGCTATCAGGTCGTGCGGGCCAATCTGGTGAACGACCGAGGCGTACACATCTGCAAGTCGATGCTGGCGTATCAGCGCTTCGGGCACGGCGAAACGCCGGAATCGAGCGGCCTCAAAGGCGATCACCTCATCGGGAACTACTACGTGCGGTTCGATCAGGAGTACCGCAAACAAGTGCAGGAACTGGTCGCGGGCGGCATGCCGGAAGAAGAGGCGAAAAAGAAAGCACCGCTGATGCAGGACGCGCAGGCGATGCTGCAAAAGTGGGAAGAAGGCGACCCGGACGTGCGGCAGTTGTGGGAAAAGATGAACGGCTGGGTCTACGAAGGCTTTGCTGAAACCTACCGGCGCATGGGCGTCACGTTTGACCAGTATTACAAAGAGTCGGATACGTACCTGTTGGGCAAAGACATCATCCAGGAAGGGCTGGAGAAAGGCGTCTTTTTCCGGAAAGACGACGGCTCTGTGTGGATTGACCTGACCGCCGAAGGGCTGAACGAAAAGCTGCTCCTGCGGAAAGACGGCACGTCGGTTTACATGACGCAGGATCTGGGCACTGCCGACCTGAAGTACAAAGACCACGCGGTCAGCAAGTCTGTGTACGTGGTGGGCAACGAACAGGATCACCACTTCAAAGTGCTGTTCGCGATCCTCCAGAAACTGGGACGTCCGTACGCCGAGGGGTTGTATCACCTGTCGTACGGCATGGTCGATCTGCCCAGCGGCAAGATGAAGTCGCGCGAGGGAACCGTGGTCGATGCCGACGACCTGATTACCGAGATGGAGCAAACCGCTGAGAATTACACCTCGGAGTCGGGCAAGATCGAAGGCTTCAGTACTGACGAGGCGCGGGAGCTGTACCACGCCATTGCGCTGGGTGCGCTCAAGTACTTCCTGTTGCGGGTTGATCCTAAAAAACGGATGCTCTTCAACCCGGCCGAATCCGTGGATTTTCATGGCAACACGGGGCCGTTCATTCAGTACACACACGCGCGGATTTCGTCGGTGTTGCAGAAAGCCACTCAGGAGGGCATTGCCGCCGAGGTGTCGGACCAGTATGCCCTTTTGCCCGAAGAACAGGCCGTGATTGTGCTGCTGAACGATTTTCCGCAGAAAGTGAAGCTGGCTGGCGAATTGTACGATCCGTCGGTGATTGCGCAGTATGCGTACGACCTGGCCAAAGAATACAACCGTTTCTACTCCGAGCTTTCCATTCTGAATGACGAAAACGCGGCGGCCGTTTCCTTCCGACTGGTGCTGTCGCAACAGGTGGCGTCGGTCCTGAAAAAAGCACTGGGCCTGTTGGGCATCGAAGCGCCGGAACGCATGTAAAGGACAAAAATGTGTCAGCCTGCCACAAGCTTTTCGGCGGCAAGCCCGATCATAAACGGACGGACCCCGCACGCACTACATAACTGATTACCCGATAACCCTTCTTCTTCCGCATGCTGCTAGCCATTGACGCAGGCAATACCAACATCGTTTTTGGACTTTACGACGGCGAAACGTGGCGGCATGTGTGGCGTCTGGAAACGCATCCGTTGCGGCCCTTCGCCGACTACGGCATGTTTCTGAGGATGCACCTGCTCGAAGCCGGTCTGCGCCTCGACGACGTACAACGGACGGTGCTGAGTTCGGTGGTGCCCGCGGCGGTGGAGCCGTTGCAGCAGGCGATCAAAGCCCTGTTAAAACGCGAAGCACTCTGGTTGCGGGCGGAGGTGTATCCCCAACTTCCGGTGCGGACGGAGCGCCCATACGAGATCGGGTCCGATCTGGTAGCCAATGCGTTAGCGGCCTACGAACGGTTCCACGAGTATTGCATGGTGGTCGATTTCGGCACCGCCCTCACCTTTACCATCGTTTCCGACCGGGGCGATATTCTGGGCGTGACCATTGCACCGGGATTGAAAACGGCCATTCGTGCTCTGGCCGGCAACACCGCCCAACTGCCGGAAGTGCCGCTGGAGTTACCGCACTCTGCCATCGGGCGGAGCACGGTGCACGCCATCCAGGCGGGCATTCTCTACGGGTACACGGGCATGGTAGAAGGGATGATCCGGCGCATCAACACCGAACTGGATCAGAAGTGCCGGGTGATGGCCACCGGGGGCTTGTCGTCGATTCTGACGACGCTGCACGATCAGTTCGACGAGGTCGACCCTAACCTGACGCTCGACGGCCTGCGTTGGGTCGACTACTACGCACATCGCTAAAAGAAAAGACCGCTTTGAGGGAAAAGCTTCCTCTCAAAGCGGTCCGTAACTTCCGCTAGCACTTCGCTCAATTGTTGATGTATTTCTCGAATACTTCACTAAAATCTTTGCGTACGTAGGTAGCATGGGCTTTCTTCATCCACTCAAACGCATACTCGTTGATGGCCTTGAATTGCGTTTCCAGCGAGGCTTCGCCGCTTGAGCGCCGTACGCTTTCGGCGGCCGTGCCGAGGCTGTTCGACGCGTAGGCGTAATACTCGGCATTGTTGTGCTGAATGGAGCTGATCTGCACCAGCGCCTTGTACAGGTCTTTGAGCGACTCGATTTGCCGCTTGTCCACATCGATCGAGAACGATTGTCCCCCGATGCTGAACTTGATCTCCACGTCCCGATCCACAGTTCCGGCCGTTTCCAGCCGCACGTCTTCCACGCGGTAGCTTTTGTAGGTATAGCGTTTCAGCATGCGTTTTTTACTGACGGCCGAGGTGCCGTCGAGGTGAATCAGGGCGTGATTCGTGAAGCAGTATTCGTCGGCTTTTGATTTGATGAGGAAGAAAATCTTCTCTCCGTCCTCGTGCATCAAATAATCGTCGGCGTCGACTTTGTCGTAATTCTCGGGTTTGATGATGGTGCCGATGTCGCTGAGACCCAGCATATCCGAAGCAACTTTTCCAAACATGGCTTGTCAGTTT
It encodes the following:
- a CDS encoding PH domain-containing protein codes for the protein MFGKVASDMLGLSDIGTIIKPENYDKVDADDYLMHEDGEKIFFLIKSKADEYCFTNHALIHLDGTSAVSKKRMLKRYTYKSYRVEDVRLETAGTVDRDVEIKFSIGGQSFSIDVDKRQIESLKDLYKALVQISSIQHNNAEYYAYASNSLGTAAESVRRSSGEASLETQFKAINEYAFEWMKKAHATYVRKDFSEVFEKYINN
- the argS gene encoding arginine--tRNA ligase, whose amino-acid sequence is MDLELSLKKGLQHGFKDIFNADVAEDQLALQPTRKEFEGTYTFVTFPFGRLTKKNPEETGKLLGEYLKNHVVTVADFNVVKGFLNLSIDASFWQKALCDMVAEPAFGFFPDNGQRVMVEYSSPNTNKPLHLGHLRNNFLGYAVAEILRANGYQVVRANLVNDRGVHICKSMLAYQRFGHGETPESSGLKGDHLIGNYYVRFDQEYRKQVQELVAGGMPEEEAKKKAPLMQDAQAMLQKWEEGDPDVRQLWEKMNGWVYEGFAETYRRMGVTFDQYYKESDTYLLGKDIIQEGLEKGVFFRKDDGSVWIDLTAEGLNEKLLLRKDGTSVYMTQDLGTADLKYKDHAVSKSVYVVGNEQDHHFKVLFAILQKLGRPYAEGLYHLSYGMVDLPSGKMKSREGTVVDADDLITEMEQTAENYTSESGKIEGFSTDEARELYHAIALGALKYFLLRVDPKKRMLFNPAESVDFHGNTGPFIQYTHARISSVLQKATQEGIAAEVSDQYALLPEEQAVIVLLNDFPQKVKLAGELYDPSVIAQYAYDLAKEYNRFYSELSILNDENAAAVSFRLVLSQQVASVLKKALGLLGIEAPERM
- a CDS encoding type III pantothenate kinase produces the protein MLLAIDAGNTNIVFGLYDGETWRHVWRLETHPLRPFADYGMFLRMHLLEAGLRLDDVQRTVLSSVVPAAVEPLQQAIKALLKREALWLRAEVYPQLPVRTERPYEIGSDLVANALAAYERFHEYCMVVDFGTALTFTIVSDRGDILGVTIAPGLKTAIRALAGNTAQLPEVPLELPHSAIGRSTVHAIQAGILYGYTGMVEGMIRRINTELDQKCRVMATGGLSSILTTLHDQFDEVDPNLTLDGLRWVDYYAHR
- a CDS encoding arginine deiminase family protein, encoding MPAYDQEQETAICNKVMVSHEVGRLRRLLVHSPDSGLGKVTPSKAQDWLFEDIVHLDTMRRDEYDYFTKLLLYFLDPDRVAGKLAAIDDPINRRNFYKPGHPQFHGSDRVVEIQQLLTELLQDEVVRTKLVASICAVENVSYSVQEALLMMDATLLGRTLISGTTPDDKRMIFAPIPNLIFARDVGIVINDHILLNKPARQARMREALIMKYIFFNHPYFESCRRRVIELADSKHHFLHHDKDVDYKHVTLEGGDFMMVAPNHLVVGISERTTAYAVNQVIKAVFDRELVDKVSVIRIPKKRDYMHIDTVFTQVRRDCWVLLGSLSKRGVELETREFYRTLAEEALPNHELKIWQFEREKEGKTKEFAYLEDLLTDISQNDLGVEGEVAFVYSGNNEYPFGDREQWTDSCNLLALREGVVVGYDRNDKTAEAFRNVGFDVIDAAELLHHFEIGMLTPDAVTNTLIMLPSAELSRARGGSRCMSMPLWREAPE
- a CDS encoding arginine decarboxylase; this translates as MQYIDLIEQTFDFPNDEFKVDNNQLSFNDVPMMDLVKEYGTPLKFNYLPKISQHIQRAKQLFQKAFDKHQYQGKYTYAYCTKSSHFRFVMEEALKNDIHLETSSSYDIPIIRELNRRGLLEKDRYIICNGFKRELYTRYICDLVHDGFTNVLPILDNLNEINYYQEHMNAPCQVGIRVAANEEPKFAFYTSRLGIRYGDIVPLYREKIKNNPKFSLKMLHFFINTGIRDSSYYWSELSRFIDMYCDLKEECPELDSVDIGGGLPVRNSLYFDYSYEYMIDQIVENIKYTCDERGIPVPNIYTEFGIYTVGESGASIYSVLDQKMQNDVELWYMIDSSFITTLPDVWGLNQKYIMMALNHWDKPIQRVNLGGLTCDSQDYYNSEAHIGEVFLPRIPKDDKLYVGFFHTGAYQETLGGYGGLQHCLIPAPQHILVNRDANGNLITERFAPEQDSESMMKILGYRD
- the ctlX gene encoding citrulline utilization hydrolase CtlX yields the protein MQTTSHILVVRPTCFGFNEETAASNLFQNGQAPEQAEFIRQQALKEFDQMVEILRGKGVKVTVVEDTPEPRKPDALFPNNWISFHADGTICLFPMLARNRRAERRREVIDQVIAEGDYNVVDIVDFTAWEEQEKFLEGTGSMVLDRVNRVAYACFAPRTHEEVLADFSRRTRYDVIGFHATDLRDQPIYHANVMMAIGEGFATVCLQSIRDAAERAMVYKSLSRTHEVIEITLEQVYQFAGNMIQLQSEAGDKLIVLSRSAYEGLPADQRQRLSRHGELVPIPLPTIQHYGGGSARCMIAEIYLPKKG